CGTGGCTCACACTTTCACCTCGCGGAGTTCTCTGGCCTTGTGCTCGGGCAAGGTGTCATTCGCGAACACCCCCGCCCCCAACTCGGTACCGGCCAGGAACTTCAGCTTACTCTCCGTGCGCAGCGCCGGACTCAGCTCGATCCGCAACGCCCACTCCGCGTGCGCTTCCCCGTCCGTCGGGGCCTGCTGCACGGTCAGCAGGTACGGCATCGGCCGCCCCCACAGCCCGTCCAGCCGCAACACGCTCTCTTTCAGGCTCGACGCCAGATCCCGGCGCTGCGCCGCGCTCAGCTCGCTCAGGTACGCCACCGGCCGTTTGGGCATCACCCAGGTCTCGTACGGGTAACGCGCGAACGGCGGCACGAAGCTCAGCGCGTGCTCGCGTTCGCTCACCAGCCGCTCGCGCCCCTCGAGTTCCGCGGTCACCAGGTCGTGCCCGAGGTTGCGTCCGGTGGCCTCGAGGTGCGCGCGTTGCAACTCGAGCGCTTTTTGCTGCACGGGGGGAATGAAGGGGTACGCGTAGATCTGGCCGTGCGGGTGGTGCAGGGTGACGCCGACTTCCACGCCGC
The Deinobacterium chartae DNA segment above includes these coding regions:
- the galT gene encoding galactose-1-phosphate uridylyltransferase; translated protein: YVKPDGRQLWLYARHPLHVTDIPSPSPEPVTAHPHLRWHPLRGEWVIYAAHRQNRTFLPPPEYNPLAPTTDPSNPTELPAGNYQVAVFENRFPSLVPHPAAPPHLPAARTAPGQGACEVVVFTQDATGSLGRLDEDHLELLLQVWADRTDQLGTHEHIRYVLPFENRGVEVGVTLHHPHGQIYAYPFIPPVQQKALELQRAHLEATGRNLGHDLVTAELEGRERLVSEREHALSFVPPFARYPYETWVMPKRPVAYLSELSAAQRRDLASSLKESVLRLDGLWGRPMPYLLTVQQAPTDGEAHAEWALRIELSPALRTESKLKFLAGTELGAGVFANDTLPEHKARELREVKV